In Acidiphilium acidophilum, one genomic interval encodes:
- a CDS encoding lysine--tRNA ligase produces MTEPDIKTPTSWPFREAERVAQRLARTGKTSALFETGYGPSGLPHIGTFMEVARTSWIRLAFTKLTGLPSRLLAFSDDMDALRKVPGNVPQQEMLASYIGQPLTRVPDPFGTHASFGAHNNARLRAFLDSFGFEYEFASSTDYYTSGRFNDALREVAARHDIIRDIIRPTLGPERRATYSPFLPLHPRTGVVMQVAIDEVDVEAGSVTWRDPETGTLHETSIYDGAAKLQWKADWAMRWYALGVDYEMSGKDLIDSVRLSSAIVRAMEAEPPETFTYELFLDDKGQKISKSKGNGLSVEDWLAYAPAESLGQFMFASPQRAKRLFFDVIPRATDDYLTSVDALCAGTGTAEDNPAWFIHGGVIPDSSGSPVPFGMLLNLASVVNAETPDMLWGFIRAYRPDATPEASPFLARLVDFAVKYYQDFVKPTKRYRAAIDLERAALEDLATALADQPADAEALQTLLYDIGKRHPFASLRDWFACLYQVLLGQSDGPRFGGFIALYGVKPTISLIGQALAREQDAAD; encoded by the coding sequence ATGACCGAGCCCGACATCAAGACCCCGACCAGCTGGCCCTTCCGCGAGGCGGAACGGGTCGCGCAACGCCTCGCCCGCACCGGCAAAACCAGCGCCCTGTTCGAAACCGGCTATGGCCCGTCCGGCCTGCCGCATATCGGCACCTTCATGGAAGTGGCGCGCACCTCCTGGATCAGGCTCGCCTTCACCAAGCTCACCGGCCTGCCATCCCGGCTCCTCGCCTTTTCCGACGATATGGACGCGCTGCGAAAAGTGCCGGGCAACGTGCCGCAGCAGGAAATGCTCGCGTCGTATATCGGTCAGCCGCTCACCCGCGTGCCCGATCCGTTCGGCACCCATGCCAGTTTCGGTGCCCATAACAACGCCCGGCTGCGCGCCTTTCTCGACAGTTTCGGCTTCGAGTACGAATTCGCCTCCTCGACCGACTACTACACGTCGGGCCGCTTCAACGATGCGCTCCGTGAGGTTGCCGCCCGCCACGATATCATCCGCGACATCATCCGCCCGACCCTGGGACCGGAACGCCGCGCGACCTATTCGCCCTTCCTGCCGCTGCACCCGCGCACCGGCGTGGTCATGCAGGTCGCGATCGATGAGGTCGATGTCGAGGCCGGCAGCGTCACCTGGCGCGATCCCGAAACCGGCACGCTCCACGAAACCTCGATCTACGATGGCGCCGCCAAGCTGCAATGGAAAGCCGACTGGGCGATGCGCTGGTACGCGCTCGGCGTCGATTATGAAATGTCGGGCAAGGATCTGATCGATTCCGTCCGCCTGTCGAGCGCCATCGTCCGTGCGATGGAGGCCGAGCCGCCGGAGACCTTCACCTACGAGTTGTTCCTCGACGACAAGGGCCAGAAGATCAGCAAATCGAAAGGTAACGGCCTCTCGGTCGAGGACTGGTTGGCCTATGCCCCGGCTGAAAGCCTCGGCCAGTTCATGTTCGCCTCGCCCCAGCGGGCCAAGCGCCTGTTTTTCGACGTGATCCCCCGCGCGACCGACGATTATCTCACCAGCGTCGATGCGCTGTGCGCGGGCACCGGCACGGCGGAGGACAATCCCGCCTGGTTCATCCATGGCGGCGTCATCCCCGATTCATCCGGCAGCCCGGTGCCGTTCGGCATGCTGCTCAACCTCGCCTCGGTGGTGAACGCTGAAACGCCGGACATGCTTTGGGGCTTCATCCGCGCCTACCGCCCGGATGCAACCCCCGAGGCCTCGCCGTTCCTGGCCCGGCTGGTCGATTTCGCGGTGAAATATTACCAGGATTTCGTCAAGCCGACCAAGCGATACCGCGCGGCGATCGACCTTGAACGCGCGGCGCTGGAAGACCTCGCCACGGCACTCGCTGACCAGCCTGCGGATGCCGAGGCATTGCAGACCCTGCTGTACGATATCGGCAAGCGCCACCCTTTCGCCTCGCTGCGCGACTGGTTCGCCTGTCTTTATCAGGTGCTGCTCGGCCAGAGCGACGGCCCGCGATTCGGCGGGTTCATCGCCCTTTACGGCGTGAAACCGACGATCAGCCTGATCGGGCAAGCTCTCGCGCGGGAGCAGGATGCCGCCGATTGA
- a CDS encoding glycosyltransferase family 4 protein: MTIRIVTISTLFPHRALPAHGVFVETRLRHLVADEDVESIVIAPVAWFPSTDSRFGPWARAAASPQQEMRFGLDVRHPRYLVIPKIGQGLTPHTLYRALKSSLGRLIDDGYRPDLIDAHYLYPDGVAAAWVARDFNRPLVLTARGSDVTQWPDFARPRALIRTAVAQAEAVITVSEALRRGLIALGADGGKITTLRNGVDTALFQPTDPASARQSLGRTRPYCVSVGHLIERKGHDRVIEAFALRARSGVATPDLVIIGEGPERQTLTRLAARLGVADRVHLAGALPQSSLPLYYSGAEALILASSREGWANVLLEAMACGTPVVASPAAGNDEVVRDRAAGVIADDFTPAALARALDDVLRDPPSRGATVAYAAAHDWRTISAGQRAIFERVLNRRHPAPARELARSG; this comes from the coding sequence GTGACGATCCGGATCGTCACGATCTCGACGCTGTTTCCGCATCGGGCCCTTCCCGCTCATGGTGTGTTCGTCGAAACAAGGCTGCGCCATCTGGTCGCGGATGAGGATGTCGAAAGCATCGTCATCGCGCCGGTCGCGTGGTTTCCCTCGACCGATTCCCGCTTCGGCCCCTGGGCCCGGGCCGCGGCCTCACCACAGCAGGAGATGCGGTTCGGCCTCGATGTCCGTCATCCGCGTTATCTCGTCATCCCGAAAATCGGTCAGGGGCTGACGCCGCACACGCTCTACCGCGCGCTCAAATCCAGCCTCGGTCGCCTGATCGATGACGGCTATCGCCCCGACCTGATCGACGCCCATTACCTCTATCCCGATGGTGTCGCCGCCGCATGGGTGGCGCGTGATTTCAATCGCCCGCTGGTGCTCACCGCGCGTGGCTCGGACGTGACGCAATGGCCCGATTTCGCACGTCCCCGCGCGCTGATCAGGACGGCGGTCGCCCAGGCGGAGGCGGTGATCACGGTGAGCGAGGCCCTGCGGCGCGGCCTGATCGCCCTCGGGGCCGACGGCGGCAAAATCACCACCCTGCGCAACGGGGTCGATACGGCGCTGTTCCAACCGACCGACCCGGCCTCGGCGCGGCAGTCGCTCGGACGGACCCGCCCCTATTGCGTCTCGGTCGGGCATCTGATCGAACGCAAGGGGCACGACCGGGTGATCGAGGCGTTCGCCCTGCGCGCCCGATCGGGTGTGGCGACGCCCGACCTCGTCATCATCGGGGAAGGTCCGGAGCGGCAGACCCTCACCCGGCTGGCCGCGCGACTGGGCGTGGCCGATCGCGTCCATCTGGCCGGAGCGCTGCCGCAATCGTCCCTGCCGCTCTATTACAGCGGGGCCGAAGCCCTGATCCTCGCCTCCAGCCGCGAAGGCTGGGCGAACGTGCTGCTCGAAGCGATGGCCTGCGGCACGCCGGTGGTCGCCTCGCCCGCCGCGGGCAATGACGAGGTGGTGCGCGATCGCGCCGCCGGGGTGATCGCTGACGATTTCACGCCCGCAGCACTCGCCCGTGCCCTTGATGATGTGCTGCGCGACCCGCCTTCACGCGGGGCGACGGTCGCCTACGCCGCCGCGCATGACTGGCGCACGATCAGCGCCGGCCAGCGGGCGATTTTCGAGCGGGTGCTCAATCGGCGGCATCCTGCTCCCGCGCGAGAGCTTGCCCGATCAGGCTGA
- a CDS encoding putative O-glycosylation ligase, exosortase A system-associated, producing MLHSLILLGFLVSLVVLAIIRPMAGVVAFECFTFMSPQQETYGMTGALPVALIAGVATVVGCVVNREPKSFQLNSITVLVILFIAQATISTIFAMAPSSIVLPVYTDLLKSLGFLILVAALLTNRQRVHALVWLIVLAIGYYGVKGGLFTILTGGGDHVYGPPNSVLADNNQLAVALLTVLPLMNYLRVISAHRIVRIGMTIAMMLTVIAVVGTYSRGGFLALGAMSAFLWWNSKGKVKSGVLIAIGLIVAISIMPSQWTERMYSIQHYQKDNSANDRLTVWRQAFGIAMANPLTGGGFKATATPSVIHRYYPGAHQRATHSIWFQLVSQGGFPMLGIFIALIIATVIKLRRIRWRTRGDPSLRWIDELCRMIEVSMIAFLVGGSFLSLGYYSLIYTLLLTVGALGAIVARVPARGAVRTTRDLARRPAPRAQPGGMMPSWRLRRDIQG from the coding sequence ATGCTGCATAGTCTGATCCTTCTCGGGTTTCTCGTCAGTCTGGTGGTCCTGGCGATCATCCGGCCGATGGCGGGTGTGGTGGCGTTCGAATGCTTCACCTTCATGAGCCCGCAGCAGGAAACCTACGGGATGACCGGGGCGTTGCCGGTCGCGCTGATCGCCGGCGTGGCCACCGTGGTCGGCTGCGTCGTCAATCGGGAGCCGAAATCGTTTCAGCTCAACAGCATCACCGTGCTCGTCATTCTGTTCATCGCGCAGGCGACGATCAGCACGATCTTCGCCATGGCACCCAGTTCGATCGTGCTGCCGGTCTATACCGATCTGCTGAAATCGCTCGGGTTCCTCATCCTGGTTGCCGCGCTGCTGACCAACCGCCAGCGCGTGCATGCCCTGGTGTGGCTGATCGTGCTGGCGATCGGGTATTATGGGGTCAAGGGCGGCTTGTTCACTATCCTGACCGGCGGCGGCGATCATGTCTACGGCCCGCCGAACAGCGTACTGGCCGATAACAACCAGCTTGCCGTCGCGTTGCTCACCGTGCTGCCGCTGATGAACTATCTGCGGGTCATCTCGGCGCACCGGATCGTGCGGATCGGCATGACCATCGCGATGATGCTGACCGTGATCGCCGTGGTCGGCACCTATTCGCGCGGCGGGTTTCTCGCTCTGGGGGCGATGAGTGCTTTCCTGTGGTGGAACAGCAAGGGCAAGGTCAAATCCGGTGTCCTGATCGCGATCGGGCTGATCGTCGCGATCAGCATCATGCCGTCGCAATGGACCGAGCGGATGTACAGCATTCAGCATTACCAGAAAGACAACTCGGCCAATGATCGCCTCACGGTCTGGCGTCAGGCGTTCGGCATCGCCATGGCCAATCCGCTTACTGGCGGCGGGTTCAAGGCGACGGCGACCCCTTCGGTGATCCATCGTTATTACCCCGGGGCTCACCAACGCGCGACCCACAGCATCTGGTTCCAGCTGGTCAGCCAGGGCGGGTTTCCCATGCTGGGGATTTTCATCGCCCTGATCATCGCCACCGTCATCAAGCTGCGCCGGATCCGCTGGCGTACCCGGGGCGACCCCAGCCTGCGCTGGATCGACGAACTCTGCCGGATGATCGAGGTCTCGATGATCGCCTTTCTGGTCGGGGGGTCGTTTCTCTCGCTCGGCTATTACAGCCTGATCTATACGCTGCTGCTCACCGTCGGCGCGCTCGGGGCCATCGTCGCGCGGGTTCCGGCGCGCGGCGCGGTCCGCACCACGCGTGATCTTGCCAGAAGGCCGGCACCCCGCGCCCAACCCGGCGGAATGATGCCGTCATGGCGCCTCCGGCGCGATATTCAGGGATAG